The following is a genomic window from Apis cerana isolate GH-2021 linkage group LG6, AcerK_1.0, whole genome shotgun sequence.
caaaatataatattgaaagataattatcagcgtttttttaatttttaatttattcaataaaaattttttaaaatacatttttattttgaaaataattattttctttattatattatataattatatattatattttttataaaatttgtgtgccgttattataaaaattttaagtttttcttgcaaaaaatatattaattattgatttaattttgtttccatTCTTATACTTttgtaagaatttatttgtaagaaTGTTTgtgaatttggaaaaaaataaatgatagtaagaaaacaaatttaagaACAGCAAATAAGTATTTGCTGTTTTATCTTCACTTAccatcttaaaaaatatatatatatatacatatagataatggaacaaaatatatatatagacaatatatataaacaatatatagaaacaaaatgagaaaaataaaaaaatctatataaattaaataaaaaaaattttttctttaatattattctttgtaTATTAGATTTGcgtattattagaaataataatgacttcaattaatttttttttatatttaatataatttataatcttgttTAATTGAAGatagtttatataatgtttataaattttatatttattttaatggaactaattgcaaattatatacgaatggcaaagttattaaaaaacataaaatttgtttatgaattttctttataaataattattacatatacataaataattataaataatattaaataaataatattatatacgacataaaaatatatataatataatcgcgaataatttattaataaattaatatggaattaatatattggaaTGATATCAGCACTATATCAAATTCATATGCTTGcaatataattagtatataataataagaaaacacTAATATACATTCTATGTATTAATCtgctttatataaatataaaataagaataaaaaagtttgataagattataaaaaataaataaatgaagaactagaaaaatattattctcattttaattatataagtatgtttattattcttaatttttaataaaaactaaaaaaagaaaactaaatttataaagacactgtaatgaaataaattttcttgaactacaatattaatttgaattattaccattttttaaataatttatttctgtttttaattaaaaaattttacataaaatatttaaatcagaatcaatttttaaaaaataataatttatttataaatcatttttaaatttaaaattacaatattttcattataattataattacttttacatatattctttgaatataattattaatattattatttaacacaattatgtacaataaaataaatataataaattttaaattaaattttaattcatgataaaattattttataatgtatatttgatttttaaatatattaatatttcaatatattttatataaaaagaagtataatataatataatttttgtatcaaaaagattatttgaaaatcaaaaacataaaaaaattcatattataattttaaaaatatatttttttattttatattctcatattatattattatatttatatatggaaTGTTTATAAACAATCTTGTCACtgtaaactataataattaaagattttatactaTTCGGagctaaattttttatataaaaaattttgtttcagtgattattattacgtatataatattttgaacataTTTTCCTTAAGCTCTAAAGCCAAATTGatcaaatctatttttttaaaaatatttaattttaaaattatataattttataatttttataattatatatattactataattatatattataatatatgtatatatataaatatataaatatatatatatatatattatatatagaaaaattaaatatattaaaactatataattaatatttaatttttcataaaaactaaataatattttatacaattgatCGGTTTAACTTCTATATgacttatttgttataaatttatataaatatttaataatataatataatttagtaaTCATAAGTTATGTttgaagtattatttttatattatatggtaaaatcgaaatgatatttatatttcaacaattgtacaaaagaattaatgctaattttactaattatatattaaaatataaaaatggaacataatatatatatatatttttgtttaataaattacaattttattcctGTGTCTAATTGCAGTATTTGTTTCATAATCTCATATGTTGTAAAACTAACTGATACCATAGGAATTGctcgtaaataattaatgctcATTCCACGATATAGACCTTTTATAATAccattttctttgtatatcatttttatagtcTGTAACATGCTAgaactaaaaagaaattgtaaattaaataataaattaaatttcataattttaatagaatttttttgtaaactaataaatttacCTATATTTGTGATTAGCATGATGCATCATACCTAATTGCATATGCCTTCTAGTCACATCTAATGGATAAGAAAAACTTTGAGCAACAGCACCTGCAATACCTCCACATAATAATCTTGCTGGTATAGTTAAAACTAAACCACCTGTAagtacataaataattgaattttaataataaatattaaaaataattatgtaaatcaaaactataaaatttaattttatttgataaattatttatcaattgcaATCAATTCGATCAATTATTgtgatcaattatttatacaaaaatgcatataaaaatttgagaatttaattataagttaagaagaatttgattatatgttatatttaaaaaaaataattattgtattgattaaaatattacaaatcattatcatatattaattaaatttaaattattatattatattaatataagattttaaaaattattatattatattaatatattatatatcttttatatttatgttttttaaaatcatattattattaataattttagtttatttttaatttagaaaaatgtaaaattgatcATACCAGTATTTCTATCACAATTTtcgcaaaaataatttgatgcatatttcatgcaaaaatattttagtttctcaaatgaataaaatgaaaatcctGCATATGGAATCATGCCAAAAATAGTTGGCCAAAATCCTCTGTATAATGCTCGAATACCACCTTCctaaaattttgaacaatattaacaaaatatattttatattttaaaaactaacaTTCAAAATATGTCTCAAAAGCGAATATTgcgataatataatgatatattaataatttattcaatatttttttatttattgtaaaaaaatatataaagtttaaaaacactgaattttatcttctatctttaaaaaacatcataaattaataaatatcataataatataaatagattataatcaattaatatttaatagaatttaagttaatataacttacatttttaaaaattgtaatacccGCATGTATAatccctatatatatatgttctccAGCAACTTGAAAAGCAAGTCTGGCTCTAATGATGTCAAGTGGATATGTTAATGTAACTGCAGTAACACCAGCTGCAGATCCAGCCagaaatttatctatatgtGTATGTTTTCCAAATAAACCTCCTAAAtactgataaaaattaaagataatttaatttttttttttgtaatcttacccatttatttatcttttttagcaaaatttatttatatctcccCATTCAAAACTatacatctattttatattcgtaaatttaaattatcaaatatatttttatgaacttATTTATATCTGTCTGTGTGTGTTTATGTATGCATCCGCATACATAAATACAAAAGTGAATCTAAATTGTAAAGGCTCACCTTTAAATTATGAGCAtgtctttatattaataacggTTACTTCGCTCTGTGGAACCACTTTACCCAGAACAAattggtattatttttttaattgttttattataaattatcatagattaaataataattaccttTTTGTATAATTCAAATGTAGTGAATTGTGTCGCAGCATATGGAAAAATTCTAATCATTTGAGCAAAATTTCCTTTATATAGAGCAAAAAATCGTTCACGTTGAATAACTTCTCTTAATCCAGAAAGAACTcctaaaataatcaaatttaaatttatatatatataaatattatatatatataagtttaaaatttcttttttataatatttttttacctaaatgcttataatatttattatgtgcttgtaacaatatttttatcctatctaATGGAGCCACTGTTGTTTTTGAACACATTCCAGCTACtcctatgaaatatttattattaataataaaatttttaattattattaagataatattataaatattataaatatataagaatatatgtgataattttaaaaaaaattatttttttttaataataaaaatattgaaatattaataacataaatattgttatgagtataaaaaaattataaaataattaaaataaatgttattaataaatatgttaataaataattagtataaataaagatataatgtcttattaaaatataaatgttctaattcaatatttaattttaatcatataataattaaataagaaaaaattattaaatataaaaatataaaaatataactcacCACCGgcaattaaactttttaacaaaaattcataatccTTTTCAGTCTCAATATGAAATACCATTTTTAAATCGTTGATATAGGttgcaaatattatacagGAAAAGTGGAtgggaaatatttatataactatcaTAAAAAAACACTACATTGACAATACTCCATTGCGTGATAATGAGGTCACTGATTTTTgtgttacttttattatacttatatcaaATGCCACATATTTAGGTTatgttttaagaaatattcacttttatatacgattatgaaatatttctaaaaacaaattaaaacaaaaaaatatgtacgaTAATctgcaatataaaatatattctcttcaaatttgtataaatttttatatgtttaagatttcttttatttaggattattttaacttattacatttaaattatttataaagaaaaaaaaaatattcgcaataatttattcatgatattatttatttttactttaaaaattgtttttaaagtattttatatattattttaaaaattattcattatcatcatatattaaaagttattcgtttatttactaaatacattttacaaataaatactttaacttgaataaaatttcttaagataTTCAGCTTTAGGTTTAAGAATTGCTTTGTCTTTAAGACTAACAACCCAACCAGGTGAAAGACCATAGAATAATTGTCTAGGATCTTTACGTTCTATAAGCATTTCATAATCAGGATCATCTTCAATTTTTGGTAATTCATAACcatatttttgagataaaatCAAACGTTCATGAGAAATTTCTTCAGGACTTGCTAAATATCCTCTTGTTGCTGCActcatataatattctaaacaatCTGTTGGAGGTAATAATCTGCGTGGTATTGGTTCTCCTAAAtgataaacataatttaaatatattaccaattactgtttttatttataatatacattaaaaatttaccagtagtaaaaaatctttcaacaTCCTGCATTGCAAATAAACAATTAGTATCATAATAAGCAGTAGTAATAGTACCACCATTTCTTTCAATTGCTGCAATTACAGGTTCACTAGCCCATTGtacttctatatttatttttgctttaaaattatcagagccctaaaaataatatcaaataatatcaaagtataatttttattttaaatattaactaaaaaatattaactaaatataatatttaatattcaattgtaataCCTCATCTGTAAGATGAATACCTGCATGTttccattctattttaaaatcatataatccAGTAttgattatagatataaaatcaataggTTTAGATGGATTTATTCTAtttgtatcaatatataattgtaatttttgtagAGATAAAGGAGGATATTCTCTTCTTAAActgcaaaattaataaaataaaattatatgatatatctcattttgtattttaataatttataattaatataattgatataaaaataaatctatataaatttctttttaaattaatataaaataattttaaatccaaattataaatataaaaaatatatatagaaatataaaaagttataatatataaaaaaaaattcttaatatacacattattttattatatataatatcatataatataacttactGATGTCCTTTATAATATGGTTCATAACCAAATCTAagataaaatggattatttcCAGTTTCATATCCAGGTCTCATAAAATTCTGTCTTTGACCTGAACCTTTATTACCAGCTCCATGTTTATCTCCACCATGTTGACCTCTGCCACGTTTTgactg
Proteins encoded in this region:
- the LOC107999095 gene encoding solute carrier family 25 member 16-like, translated to MVFHIETEKDYEFLLKSLIAGGVAGMCSKTTVAPLDRIKILLQAHNKYYKHLGVLSGLREVIQRERFFALYKGNFAQMIRIFPYAATQFTTFELYKKYLGGLFGKHTHIDKFLAGSAAGVTAVTLTYPLDIIRARLAFQVAGEHIYIGIIHAGITIFKNEGGIRALYRGFWPTIFGMIPYAGFSFYSFEKLKYFCMKYASNYFCENCDRNTGGLVLTIPARLLCGGIAGAVAQSFSYPLDVTRRHMQLGMMHHANHKYSSSMLQTIKMIYKENGIIKGLYRGMSINYLRAIPMVSVSFTTYEIMKQILQLDTGIKL
- the LOC107999102 gene encoding large ribosomal subunit protein uL15m; protein product: MAKQGKDLALSMLRTLPRLSLNNIRDNPGARKASKRGRGQHGGDKHGAGNKGSGQRQNFMRPGYETGNNPFYLRFGYEPYYKGHHLRREYPPLSLQKLQLYIDTNRINPSKPIDFISIINTGLYDFKIEWKHAGIHLTDEGSDNFKAKINIEVQWASEPVIAAIERNGGTITTAYYDTNCLFAMQDVERFFTTGEPIPRRLLPPTDCLEYYMSAATRGYLASPEEISHERLILSQKYGYELPKIEDDPDYEMLIERKDPRQLFYGLSPGWVVSLKDKAILKPKAEYLKKFYSS